The Gemmatimonadaceae bacterium genomic sequence GCGCCCCTCGTGCTCGCCCTCACCAAACACGGTGAACAGGCGCGCCGTGATCGCGCGAGTGCCTCGGGTGCGTGCGACGTCCGTGACGGCCTGCGTGCCGGCGAGCTTGGTGCGGCCGTAGGCCGTCGTGGGGAGACACGGGCCCGCCTCGTCGAGCACTCCGGTCCACGTGCCGTACTCCAGCGCCGACCCCACGTGAACCAGAGCGGCGGCCGGCCACGCGCTCGCCGGCGCGCAGGACTCAGCGAGCTCGCGCACCAGGCCGTGGTTCATTCGCTCGGCGAGCTCTTCGTCGCGCTCCGTGTGGTCCACACCGTATCCGGCGAGGTTGAACACTACCGATGGGGTGTAGGCGCGAATGAGTCCCGCGGCTGATCCAGCGACCGCGAGGTCTGCCTCCACGAGTGGAACGGACACGCTCCGTCGATGCAGGGCATCGCGCGCCACCGCCGCATCGCGCACCACACCGATGACGGATGCGCCTCGCGCATGCAGCGCATGCACCACTCGGCGGCCAATGAATCCGCCGGCGCCGAAGACGAGAGCGCGCTCGCTCACGGTGCGGCGAACGCCCTCGCCTGTGCAGCGGAGAGCGGTCCCGCGATCACTCGAAACCCGTCGCCGGTGCGCGTCGGCCCGTCGATGAACCACACCGGTCGGTCCGCGTAGGCCTCCAGCGCCTGCACCCTCGCCTCCGGTGTCACGTCCCACGCGTAGAGCGGCGCCGCAGCGTTCAGATCGATCGGGTTGTAGATCACCGCCGACGCAAAGTCGGGGTGACGGCGGCCACGGATGAACACGAGACTGCGACCGAAGTGCTGCGCGGTCGCGAGTTCGCGAATGTCAGGGCGCATGTTCCGGTAGTGGTGATACTTGTCCACCGCCCGCCACGGGAAGAACGTCACGAGGGCCGCGAGCGACAGCGCAAGGCCGACCATCACGACGCGGCCACGCACCGACGCACCCGGCGGCTCCGCAGTGACCGCCAGTCGGTCGCCCAGCTCAACGAGCCCGCGCGCCACAAGGGCCACGCACGAGACGATGATCAGGAACCAGTAGCGCGCGCCAAAATCAGGGCCGCCGCTGAACCAGTAGAACGAATGAATGCCGGCGATCACGCCGATGACGGTGAGGTGCCACCGGTCCTCGCGACGGAGGCGACGCAGGCACACGAGTAGCAAGATCGCGACAAGCGACCCGGTCGCCCATCCCAGCAACTCGACGTTGGTCACCGTCACGTTGAGATTGGCGTTGACCACCACGTCGATGGGGCCGTGCCCCGGGAACGGGTCGAGTCCCGACCACCCGAGTCCGCGATTGGCGCCAAAACCGAGGTCGTTGCTCCCTTTGGCGTAATACTTGTCGATGTACGCCATGATGGGGAAATAAGACGGATCGCCGGTGAGATAGCGGTTGTAGGGCCGCACGACCGCACCACCGAGCGCCGCGCCCGCAGCGAGCAGCGCCGACGGCACGAACACCAGGGGCCGCGCGAGGCTCGCCCACCAGCGTGGGGGAAGCGACCACAACCCGAGCAGCAATGCCGTGGCCAGGCCCTCGAGCGGGCGTACGAGACTGGCGCCGCCGATGGCAATGCCCCCGAACACGGCGGCACCCATGGTGGAACCGCGCACATGCCCCAGCGTCGACCGATCGCCGCGCACGCGAGCGACGGCGAGCGCACCGAGCAGCGCGAAGCAGAGCGTGAGCTGATGGGTCATGAAGTTCATCGCCATGAACACGAACCACGGCGAGACGGCGAGGAACAGCGTCGCGAGCCGGGCGACGCGCCGCTCGTGCACCTGCGAGAGCAGTCGGTGCGCGAGAAGGATATTGACGGCGCCGAGCACGGGGTTGACGAGCCACGGCACGCCGAGCCACGCACCGATCGCCAGCACGAAGGGCCAGCCCGGCGGCACCGGCGAGAACCAGCGCGTCGCGTCGTAGTACATCAGGTCGATGTTGAACGCGAGCGGAGCCGGCGGGAGCGGCATGGTGAGGTGGCCCGCGGCGAGGTACCGCGCCTGCAGCAGGTACACGACCTCGTCCGGCACATGCGGATGCCGCTCGTACGACCAGTACGCGAGGGCCGCGCTGGCCACCAGCACCCAGAGGGCGCAGGTCAGCGCCAGAGGATCCACTCCCCGCGTCGCCCCAGCGGTACCTGGCTTGCCGAACCAACGCTCGGCGCGCGCGTCGGCCGCCGCACCGCTGATCGCACGTGCGAGCACGATCACGTTGCCGATCGCCACGAGCTGCAC encodes the following:
- a CDS encoding NAD-dependent epimerase/dehydratase family protein, coding for MSERALVFGAGGFIGRRVVHALHARGASVIGVVRDAAVARDALHRRSVSVPLVEADLAVAGSAAGLIRAYTPSVVFNLAGYGVDHTERDEELAERMNHGLVRELAESCAPASAWPAAALVHVGSALEYGTWTGVLDEAGPCLPTTAYGRTKLAGTQAVTDVARTRGTRAITARLFTVFGEGEHEGRLFPAIGAAARAGVLLPLTDGRQPRDFAFVGDVANALARLADAAFDPGDVVNVGSGRLYTVQTFIREVARQVGLPESLLGFGMLPTRAEEMWPAGVSVERMTRLLGAPLPGDLREIVQRAVRDAQSGSRPAQ